The Candidatus Methylomirabilis tolerans genome segment GGACCTGTCTCCTACAGCTTGGGTCAATATCACAATGAAACGGATGGATTTCGGAAAAACAACGACCTGAATCGGGATATCTATAACGCCTTTGTCCAGGCGAGTTTCACACCCAACACCAGCGCACAGATCGAATATCGGTTCGCCGATACCATCAAAGGAGATCGAGATCTCCGCTTCTTAGGCGACTTTCTGTCCGACCTTCGACAGGAGCGAGAAACACAGTCGGTGCGGCTGGGTTTTCATCACGCATTCTCCTCCCGTTCCGATCTCATCGCGTCCTTCATCTACAAGAACGTAGAAGATGATCTGCGGGATCGACCGTCACCATTCCTGGGGATCAATTTTGCGTTGGAGGAAAATGGGTATCTCGGTGAGGTCCAGCACCTGTTCCGAACTCAATCATTGAACGTAATCAGCGGCTTCGGGCATCTGATCGCCGATATCAAGGATGTAGGAACCTTCGATGATGAGGAGTCGGGAGGGCGGCTCAGAACGGTCGACACACTGGATGTACATCACACAAACCTCTACGTCTACTCCCAGATCCACTCTTTCAGAAGGGCCATCGTAACGGTTGGTGTGAGTACCGATTTCTTCAAAGGTGTCAGCGTAGATCGCGACCAGGTCAACCCGAAACTGGGGGTGACGTATAACCCCCTCCCCAACACGACGCTGCGTGCGGCGATCTTCCGAACCTTAAAGAGACGTCTGATCTCGGACCAGACGATCGAACCGACGCAGGTCGCCGGATTCAATCAGTTTTTTGATGACGGTGAAGGAACGGATGCGTGGCGTTACGGTGTCGGGATCGATCAACGGTTCTCGCCCACGCTCTATGGCGGGACCGAGGTGTCCAAACGCGATCTGGAGGTCCCATTTCTCGATACCGATAGAATCAGCGGTCTGACTCGGAAGCAAGAAGTTGATTGGAACGAGTATCTGGCCCGCGCGTATCTGTACTGGACACCACACTCCTGGCTTGCGGTCAGCGGGGAGTATCAGTATGAGCGGTTTGATCGAAGTAAAAAGTTCGCGGCATTGACCAAAGAGGTCAACACGCACCGTCTTCCATTTGGGATCGGCCTCTTCCACCCGTCCGGGTTGAGCGCCCGCTTGAAGGTCACCTACATCGATCAAGAGGGACATTTTCAGCCCCAAGGGTCGCTCCCATCAGACCCCTTTGTACAGGCGGATGATCAGTTTTGGGTCGTTGATGCTGCCGTGCGTTATCGCCTGCCTCATCGGCTCGGCTTCGTCACTTTCGAGGCCAGAAACCTATTCGACGAGCGATTTAGGTTCCAGGATACCGATCCGGCAAATCCTCAGATCCAGCCGGCCCGATCCATCTTTGTCAGGCTGACATTGGCCTTTTAGGATACCGACGAGGCGATTCAGATCGTCGGTCACCTTCAGGGGGCCTCGATGCACGTTACGAGTAGATTTTCGAAGACCGGCTTGATGATATCCCTGCACCGCGAGCCACATGCGTGTACCCGGTCCAACGCCAGCCCCTGCACACGCAGGCCGGAATCTCACATAAGGAAGGAGGTGAGCAGAACAGGGCAGTACACATTGATCTGGGCGTCGAGGGAAAGTCAAACCACACTCTTTTCTTCTCAGGAGGCTCGTAAGATGGCAAAGCAGATCATTACGATCGATATCGAAACCGGTACTCTGATCAGTGTCACAAACGACGTACGGAAATCTGTTGATGTGGCGCGGTTTGCGCCGACGCCAAACAATCCCTTGTTCCTCCTAAATGCGGGACCGACATGGCGTGCGCCGGCCACTCCCCCGTCAGGGCGACGAATGGTCATTACGATGGACGCCGATACTGATGAATTGATCAGCGTAACAGATGAAGCGGGGAAACCGGCTGCGCGGTTTGAACCGACCCCGGACAACCCAGTGCTCCTTGGACAGGTCGTGGGCGGCGTAGGACATGCCATCATCCGTACTCGGAATAGCCCCGGATGTGTAACTTATTTTCGGAATGGGGTCTGGCGACGGGTGTGTTAGTCATACGACGATACAGACATCCTGACGGTGAAACGCTATCTCTCCCACTCCCTTTCTGACACAAGGGAGCAACGGTGACGATGACTAATGGGAACCAGACGCAGGGCGGCGGAGCAGCCACCTCGGAGTCGCCAAGCATAATGCGGATTGCGGGAGCGATCATTGTCGCCTTTGCGTTCGCGGCCATGCTGCTCCTTACGAACCTTCCCCTCTTCTCCCTGCTGGAGCTGAAGGGATTGGATCTCCTGTTCCGCCTTCGAGGACCCCTCGCCCCCCCCAGCGAGATCGTCATCATCGCCATCGATGAGCCGTCGTTTGCCGAGATTACGAAGCAGTGGCCCTGGCCCAGAAGCCTTCATGCGCGCCTGATCGATCAACTGAAGAAGGCAGGGGCCAGGGTCATCGGCTTCGATATTCTTTTCGCCGAGCCCGCTCAGCCCGAAGAGGATCGGGCGCTAGCGCGAGCCATCCGTGAGGCCGGCAAAGTCGTCCTCGCCGGCGAGCGGTCGGTCGTGGCGGATCCGCGTTTTCGTCAGACGATGCTGGTCGATCCTATTGAACCGTTCAAGACAACTGCTTCAGTGGGAATCGCTACGCTTCCGATCGACCCTGACGGGATCGTGAGACGGCCCCTTCCAGGTTCTCACAATCTTGTCTCTTTCGCCTCCAAGATCGTTGAGCTGTACGTGGGAGAGCAGCAGCATGGAGTCCGCCCCGCCTTCAACGAGACGATGCTGATCAACTATTTCGGCCCCCACAGGACTATTAAAACAGTATCGTACTACCAGGCCCTCGAGGCCGACCGGATGCTTCCGGCGGGTACCTTCACCGACAAGATTGTCCTGATCGGCCGCGACATCCAGGCGGCGCCCGAACCGCAACGAACATCTCCCGATGTCTTCCTCACTCCGTTTTCCTTCGACGCGGGAGGCCCCACCGCCGGTGTCGAGATTCATGCCACAATCGTCGCCAACCTCCTGGCCGGACAGATGGTAAACGAATCCTCTCCTGGGGTGCGGTATATCCTCCTGTTCCTCCTAGCCCTGATCGGCAGCCTCACTACCCTGCGACTTAAGCCGCTCTGGGCTCTGGGAACGATCCTCGGCCTTTGGGCGCTCTTTCTACTGATCGCCTACGGGCTCTTCACAAAAGGGAATCTGTGGCTTCCCATCTTCGCCGGCACGGTTCAGGGCGGCCTGGTCTATGGCGGGTATCTGATCGCTCAGATCGTCTCAGCTCAGCGCGAACGACGACGCGCGCTCGAAGCGATGAACCGGGAGCTGGAACGAAAGGTCAAAGAGCGGACCGCTCAACTTGCGGCGGCGAATGAAGAGCTGGCACAAGAACATCGCGAACTGGAGAGGACTTTTCAGGAGTTGACTCGAACTCAGAACGAGTTGGTCCAATCCGAAAAGATGGCGTCCCTGGGATTTCTCGTTGCGGGGGTGGCTCATGAGCTGAATAATCCTATCAGTTTCGTGCACAGTAACATGGATTTCATCGGTGAATATGTTGTGAGGTTGAAAGGCGTGCTTGAGGCCTACGAGGCGGTCGAACTGCCCGACGGGCCTGCCCATCAGCGGCTCGTAGCGCTGAAAAACGGGGCAAAGCTGGCCTCGACTCTCAATACGTTGGACGAACTGGTTTCCCGTTGCAAGCGGGGGACGGAACGGGTAAAGAGGATTGTCATGGATCTCGGGACATTTGCCAGGGCAGACGATGTCGACCCAGCGCCCGTCGATCTGCATGAAGGGATCGAGACCACCCTCAGCCTTCTTGAAAACGAGTACAGAGATCGGATCACTGTTCATCGAGAGTATGGAACGTTACCTCATGTGGAATGTCATCCTGGCCAGATCAACCAGGTATTCATGAATTTGCTGCTCAATGCTGCCCAAGCGATCCCTGAGACGGGAGAGGTCTGGATCACAACCGCTTCGCAGGGTGATAAGGTCATCATCGTCATTAAGGATAACGGCTGCGGCATTCCTGAAGCGAATCGTGCGAAGATCTTCGATCCTTTCTTTACCACAAAGAAGGTGGGGGAAGGGATGGGCCTTGGGCTGAGCCTCAGTTATGGGATCATCCAAAAGCATGGCGGCGCCATGCGCGTGTCGAGCCTCGATCGCCAGGGGACGGAGTTTACCATTGAGCTCCCGGTGAGGTGGAAGGGGGTATGAGGTGAAACGGTACG includes the following:
- a CDS encoding CHASE2 domain-containing protein, which produces MTNGNQTQGGGAATSESPSIMRIAGAIIVAFAFAAMLLLTNLPLFSLLELKGLDLLFRLRGPLAPPSEIVIIAIDEPSFAEITKQWPWPRSLHARLIDQLKKAGARVIGFDILFAEPAQPEEDRALARAIREAGKVVLAGERSVVADPRFRQTMLVDPIEPFKTTASVGIATLPIDPDGIVRRPLPGSHNLVSFASKIVELYVGEQQHGVRPAFNETMLINYFGPHRTIKTVSYYQALEADRMLPAGTFTDKIVLIGRDIQAAPEPQRTSPDVFLTPFSFDAGGPTAGVEIHATIVANLLAGQMVNESSPGVRYILLFLLALIGSLTTLRLKPLWALGTILGLWALFLLIAYGLFTKGNLWLPIFAGTVQGGLVYGGYLIAQIVSAQRERRRALEAMNRELERKVKERTAQLAAANEELAQEHRELERTFQELTRTQNELVQSEKMASLGFLVAGVAHELNNPISFVHSNMDFIGEYVVRLKGVLEAYEAVELPDGPAHQRLVALKNGAKLASTLNTLDELVSRCKRGTERVKRIVMDLGTFARADDVDPAPVDLHEGIETTLSLLENEYRDRITVHREYGTLPHVECHPGQINQVFMNLLLNAAQAIPETGEVWITTASQGDKVIIVIKDNGCGIPEANRAKIFDPFFTTKKVGEGMGLGLSLSYGIIQKHGGAMRVSSLDRQGTEFTIELPVRWKGV
- a CDS encoding TonB-dependent receptor — its product is DPLDIAKRLDPKDPTPWFYDAIRKQSVNRPVEALEDLQRSIELNDNRAVYRSRLLLDEDLAARGATLARVYDEVGFRQRALIEGWQSLNVDPANHSAHRFLADSYAALPRHEIARVSELLQSQLLQPISISPVQPQLAESELFILDGSGPADPSMNEFNPLFVRDRFALLVSGTAGEQDTLGNELVQSGIWGPVSYSLGQYHNETDGFRKNNDLNRDIYNAFVQASFTPNTSAQIEYRFADTIKGDRDLRFLGDFLSDLRQERETQSVRLGFHHAFSSRSDLIASFIYKNVEDDLRDRPSPFLGINFALEENGYLGEVQHLFRTQSLNVISGFGHLIADIKDVGTFDDEESGGRLRTVDTLDVHHTNLYVYSQIHSFRRAIVTVGVSTDFFKGVSVDRDQVNPKLGVTYNPLPNTTLRAAIFRTLKRRLISDQTIEPTQVAGFNQFFDDGEGTDAWRYGVGIDQRFSPTLYGGTEVSKRDLEVPFLDTDRISGLTRKQEVDWNEYLARAYLYWTPHSWLAVSGEYQYERFDRSKKFAALTKEVNTHRLPFGIGLFHPSGLSARLKVTYIDQEGHFQPQGSLPSDPFVQADDQFWVVDAAVRYRLPHRLGFVTFEARNLFDERFRFQDTDPANPQIQPARSIFVRLTLAF